DNA from Misgurnus anguillicaudatus chromosome 13, ASM2758022v2, whole genome shotgun sequence:
TGTAACAGAAAGTCGCGATCTTCCATATTGTGACTTTTTATGGCTTGTATTTTCCACTGTTAATTGAGTAGATATAGAAAATTAGGcgtttcattcagaaatacactgcaaaaaatgactttctagtatttttgtcttcagtggaaatatccaaaaactattaaatcaagatgtattttcctgatgagcaaatgacctaagaaaataagtctagtttttagacaaaacacatcaaatttaagttaatttgtgagtagcctcttatggaacggctgaaattccacaagggggcgtatttgttcctaaataaacgtgacatccgaatattttcattataaatcgtgaatgaaaagtgagattcgaatgAATGTCTGTTAGTaaactaattgtatacagtatttatatcgtaatttggtcagaaacgtcaagattgtgagatgaacaaatcgttttggattaaaaggcttggatattccatttccttggacttttggggatttatgaacaatttgttttggacaatttcaccgaagcggataaagggaaaactttgaaggtaagtaaatatcctaaatcggcacCGCCCGGtccaggtaactaacaactagattatagttttatgactgctaaaaatcatattatgctttgtgtgtgcgcttaatggacaAAGTTACAATGACATAATGctgcctcacgtgcaagggagggggtgtaccgtgtacggcacagtgttccttatcaggttaaaaacaagcaaaaaaatctgccaatggaataagactttttttgctgaatttttcttgtatgaagtaaattcaagaaaaaaatgtgtattccattggcagatcttgtttttaagcacaaattaaaaactagaattattttcttaggtcatttgctcatcatgaaaattcatcttgatttaagaattttttgatatttctactgaaacaagacaaaaatattacgtttttttgcagtgtaaaaacTCGCAGCAGACTGACAGTTGGAGGGGCGGGGTTAACAGATGCTCCACCCAAACCATCTGGCTGACATCATCAGAGAAGGAGCATAACAAGAGGGCGGATGTACGTTTATGCAggcacattattattattattttttaaataatgtttaaataattgtttataataaacactgaATATTCCATAAAAACAGGAATTGTTCTTTTTAATTTCATATGGACTTTAAGTCTCAAAAGCAACAAAAAATTTGTTAGTGTTAGACACTGTATAAAATCCAATTTTGCATATTTCTTATGTTTAAGAGCAATATAGTTGCACTGTTTATAACCAAAGCTATGGGATTTCCTTAATGCACTTTTAATATTAAAAGAATTGAAGctgcttttaaaaacaaactgtataataattttaaaataaaggtgaCTTGACAGTCAACGAATATTTTGTGGTGATTTTCCTACAGATGATATTATAAGGCACATATGCGTCAAAGCTGACAGTctttaaaaaaaggtaaaatCCAGTAAATGAAAAGCAGCTGTTAAGAGTTAAGAGAACGCCTGAATGCTTTTTCATTCTAGCACCAACCACAACAAAGCGGTATATAGCAGATATAAAATCCGTTCACCGTACCTTCAAAGCTCGACATCTCCCTCCCCGCAGCTGCCCAGATGTGACATATGTCTGTTCCTGCCGGTCTGGACGGCGACGCGGTTTTTGAAGCGCACCAGCGCGAGCGCAATCTCCGCGTTCCACGCCGTTCCCTCCTGCTGGCATCTGAAGTCAATCTCTTTCCCGTCGCTCATCACGATGGTGAAGTATACCAGACCCCGCGTATACTCCACGCAATCCAGTGTGGTCATCTGTTCGAAGCGCATCTCTTTACCGTTCTCGCCTTTACAGTCATAAAGACAGATCCCGTCCTCGGTCAAAACGCAGCGCTTCTTCTTCCACAGCTGTAGAAGTCCGTTGCTCCTCTTTTCTAAATAACCatccttcatgattttacactGGCTCATCGTGAGTGAAGtgtaaaaatgtacaaaaacaaCGTATGAAATGACGAAATGCGAAGCGTCCAATGCTGTTTTCGCGTCGCGTTTACAAAGATTTTACGCAAACGCGCATAACCGATGTGCGCCTACAGAATATAAGGCTGCATTTGTGCCGTTTAGTTACACTAAATGTTTCCGTTGAAAGTAATTGTATCAAGAAACCGGTTCAGTTTTATAACACATCGTCACTACAGTGCCGGCGGACACCTCTGTGGTTAAAGATCAATTTCCGACTTTTATTTATTGCTACAGTCAACTTGGAAGTCCCATAATCCGGGCATGTTGGTACTTGCTCCTCTGAAAGCGACTCTTCTCGTGTTTCTGAAGGAAGGACTCACCCCCACCCCTCGTGACGTCACACGAGGATTAGCCCTACTTTCACCGCACACTCGCACAGTGGAATGCTGCCGACTGATAAACATTAGCATgtgcatttattcattcattctctGACATTCAAACGTCCGAGTGCGTTTTGAGTGAAATGATGTTTGTTTCATGACACATAGTTGATTAAGTTTAATGGAAGGGTTTGCTGCTGTATGATTCATACTGGAATTCTGTCATTGGAGATACTGGAATGTTGGAATTCTGTCAGAATTCGATTGTCACCGATTGTAGACCTAAAATGTCCTTTCAGAATACACTTTATTTAAGCACACGTTACTATTTTCACGCACCAattgtacttaatatacaaaaatagTCTTTAGTAGgcctactttttaaaataaacttaagtACTCAACTGTGCTATTCCGAGACACTGTTATTTCAACCTACAAAAAATCAATTGAAGTAGCCTATTACTGCATGGTATTTAGTACACTTACTTCAAGTGCACTGAAGTACAACAACTGTTATTTTTTGATTTGTAGTGTAtaacttttacacttttatttagcACAAAATTAACAATATACTACTTGCTGATTTTTAAGTAATATTTGTAGTGCATTTAATTATACTTTATGTTTACATTGGATTCCAACATAACACACCCAAAACTAACTATTTGGATCTTATGTGCAATCTCTATTTCCGGTATGATTTCCAGTAAGATTAAATGTCCTCATCAAAAGGAATGAAAGAAAAAGTTTTGAAAACTATTTTacttccccttgtgatgtcactgCGCAAAACTGTCAGTTACAGTGTACTTTTTGCACTTTTTTATATCT
Protein-coding regions in this window:
- the phlda3 gene encoding pleckstrin homology-like domain family A member 3, with product MSQCKIMKDGYLEKRSNGLLQLWKKKRCVLTEDGICLYDCKGENGKEMRFEQMTTLDCVEYTRGLVYFTIVMSDGKEIDFRCQQEGTAWNAEIALALVRFKNRVAVQTGRNRHMSHLGSCGEGDVEL